The window GCCGCATCTGCCGTTTCGGGTGCCGGAGCCGGTGTTCACGGGGGAGGCGTCGGCGGTCTTCCCAGCGGAGTGGTCGGTGTTCCGGTGGATCGGCGGATCCGAGGCCGGGCCGGGCAGCGTGGCGGATTGGGGCCGGTTCGGGTCGGACCTGGCCGGGTTCGTGCGTGCGCTGCATCGAGTGGATCTGATGGGTGCCGATTTCAGCTGGTATCGCGGTGGTGACCTCGCGCCGTGTGCCGGCTGGGTATCGGATTCCCTGGAGTCGTGCCGGGCCCTGGTCGGTGCCGAACTCGACATCGCCACCGCGGAGTCCTACTGGCGGGCGGGTCTGGCCCAGCCGCCGTCGCCGCATCCGAAGGTGTGGCTGCACGGCGACTTGAAGCCGACGAATCTGCTGGTCGAGGAGGGTCGGCTGGTCGCGGTGATCGATTTCGGCGCGGTGTCGGTGGGTCGTCCGGACGCCGAACACGCCACGGTGTGGGATCTGCCGTCCGCGGCCCGGGACGCCTACTGGAACGCCCTGAACCTCGACGAGCCCACCTGGCTGCGCGCCCGGGCGTGGGCGGTCGCGGTGGCGGCGAGTGGCATCGCCTACTACTGGGACACGTTCCCGGCCTTCGTGACCGAGTGCCGCACTCGGCTGACCCACATTCTTTCATCCTAGGATGCCTTAGAGGTAGTGCGGCAAGCCGCACCTCAAACCCCTTGAAAAGCCGGCTTCGCCGACAGGCAGAAATTCTTTTGATCCGGTACGCCCACAGGATCCGGTCCATATGCGGCCTCGGGTTGTGCCCATCCCCACGTCGCTCGGGAGGCGTGGTGGGCGTACCCCGAGGGCGGATTTCCGCTCGCAGGCCGATCCCGGCAGGTAACCGGCCTGCGAGGATGCGGTGGGTGCCCGGCTGGAGACGTCGGGTCCGGCGACCTCTGGGGAGACCGGCGCCCACGATCGCCGAACGTGGACTTCCATCGTTGCTCTGGTCTGGATGACCGCAACGTGTGCGGCTGCCCACGCCAGGACGGGGATGAGCGCACACGTGCGCCGGTCGTTGCCGGGTTGGAGCCTCTCGCCGAGTTTCGGTCGACTCAGGCACGACATTTCGGATGTCAACTGCAGCCTGGCGGCATGGAGGTGCCGGCGCTTTCGGACGGTCGAGTCGGCCTGATACCCCTGACCGAGTGGAGACGCGTGGTGCCTGCCGGTTGTCGCCCCTCTCGGGCAGCTCGAAGACGCCGCAGCTGGTGACAGGCTTGCTCCGCCGTCACCTGCCCGGCACAGGCCGGAGCTTTCTCACCCGGGTCGGGCTGCTGGTCGCCGTGTGTGGGTGGTTGCCGGGCGCGGGGCTTCGGCGTCGTGTCGGAGCGGTCGGTGGCCGGGTGCGGGCTATCGGGGTGCGGGGCGGTGGGCCGGGGCGGTGTCGAGGATCTGTTCGGGGGTGGGGTCCGGCCGGCCGTCGGTGCCTGTTCACCCGTTGCGTGAGGTTGTTCGGTGTGGCTGTCATCCGACCGGGGTGGGGGTGGTCTGGCGGGTTCGGGTGGTGGTGTGGAGGGGGTGGAGGGCGGCGAGCATCAGTAGGCCGGTCAGGGGCATGAGGTTGAGGTCGATGGTGGGCAGCAGGACGGCGATGAGCATGGTGGCGGGGCTCCACCAGGGGAGGTTGCGGGTGCGGGCGGCGAGGGCGGCCATGGCGACGATGCCGAGGAAGAACAGTAGGGGGCCGATGTCGTAGATGGCGGCTTGGATGCCGGGGATGTCGGTGAGCTGGTGTTGGAGGCGGCGTAGGGAGTCGCGGTCGGTGGCGGCGAGGGCCAGGAGCATGTCGGCGGTGAATTGGATGACGGTGGTGGTGAGGCCGAGCAGGGTGATGGCGGTGATGAGGTTGCGGCCGGTGGTGATGTGTCGGCGGAGGGTGAGGATGACGGGGATGAAGAGGATCATGCCGGTGAGGCCGAGTAGGTGGGCGATCTGCCAGTCGGCGCCGGGGCCGTATTCGCCGTCGAGGCGGCCGATGATGCGGGTGATGCCGTAGGCGGTCATGGCGAGGGGTGCGGCCACGAGCGGGAGTCTCGTCATATCGACGATCTTTGTGGTGGTTGTGGTGGTGGCGCTTCGGGTGGTTCCCGGGTGGTCGTCCCTGAGAGTCCCCTGACGAGGGTGGGGCACGGTGTCAGGGTGTGTCGTGTCCTGGTCCTGGTGGGGTCCTGGCTTGGTACGGCGACGGTCGGTGGTCCTTTCGGGATGGTCTTCTCGGTTGGCCTCGTCGTTGTCGCTGCGAGGGGCCGGGGTCCGTTGCGGTCGCCGGTTCATGGTGTTCCGCCGCGGGGGAAGCCGAGGTACTTCCGCAGTGGCCCTGATTTCTCGGGGGTGCGTCGCCGGGTGATCTTGTCGTGTCCGGGTGCGGATGTGTCGTGGGTGGGCGTCGATCGATGCTCACGGTGGCCGATGGTGTGTGCATCGTCGTCTGGACGGGATCAGCGCGCACGTTGCTTCGATCGTGAGTGCTCGTCGATGCCGGGACGGCGACGGGCGCACTCGTGGTGGCGTCGTGTGCGCTCGTCATCGCTGTGGCCGGGTCGGCCGC of the Actinoplanes sichuanensis genome contains:
- a CDS encoding aminoglycoside phosphotransferase family protein — protein: MTLHQGEIVVGEELVRRLLGEQCPQWAGLELVPSGAGTENTMFRLGADLLVRLPRTVEKAAALRKERVWLPRLAPHLPFRVPEPVFTGEASAVFPAEWSVFRWIGGSEAGPGSVADWGRFGSDLAGFVRALHRVDLMGADFSWYRGGDLAPCAGWVSDSLESCRALVGAELDIATAESYWRAGLAQPPSPHPKVWLHGDLKPTNLLVEEGRLVAVIDFGAVSVGRPDAEHATVWDLPSAARDAYWNALNLDEPTWLRARAWAVAVAASGIAYYWDTFPAFVTECRTRLTHILSS